The sequence CGGCGAGCTTTTCGGTCGGTATATCCTTGGCAGCAGCGGCGATCATCGCCTGTGCCTTGGCGGGCGTGCCTGTGCCGATGGTATCGCCCAGACTGATTTCATAGCAGCCCATGTCATAAAGTGCGCGGGCGACTTCTGCGACCTTTTCAGGCGCAATGTCGCCTTCATACGGGCAGCCCATAACGCAGGAAACATATCCGCGTACTGAAAGGCCCGCGTCACGCGCCGCATCGGCCACCGGGCGGAAGCGATCAAGGCTTTCAGCAATCGAGCAATTGATGTTCTTTTGCGAGAAACTTTCCGATGCCGCGCCAAATACCGCAACCTCGGTCGCGCCCGCGGCAATCGCGGCCTCAAGACCCTTCATGTTCGGGGCCAGCACCGGGTATGTCACACCGGGTTTGCGGGTGATCTGGGCCATGACATCGGGCGCATCGGCCATTTGCGGCACCCATTTCGGGCTGACAAAGGCGGTGGTTTCTATCACGGATAATCCGGCATCATTCAGGCGATGGATCAACTCGACCTTGGTTGCAGTCGGGACCATTGCCTTTTCGTTCTGAAGCCCGTCACGCGGACCGACTTCAACGATTTTGACATGGCTTGGCAAATCGGAAATCAGGGCCATTATTCGGCCTCCTCGATCGCGATCAGTTCTGCGCCATCATCGACCTGATCGCCGACACCAAAGAACACTTCCTTGATCGTGCCGGTGACGGGGGCTGAAATGGTGTGTTCCATTTTCATCGCTTCCATCACGACAAGCTTGTCACCCGCCGTGACCGATTGACCAACCTTGGCCATCACAGCGATGATCTTGCCCGGCATCGGTGCGGTCAGTCCACCACCGGTACCTTCGTTGCCACCAGCCGCGGCCAGCGGATCAAAGATGTCGAGACGGTCCGAGCGACCATCACGGAATATCATCAGACGATTACCGTCACGAAGCACCGAAGCGCGTTTGCGGACGTTATTCAGGCTGGCAACGATGGCGCCATTTTCATCATGCTCGGCACTGGCGATGATAGCGCTACCATCAGGCATATCGATGACATAGCCCTGATCACGGTAATGCACCTTGACCAGCAGATCCGTACCGTCATGACGCAGGATCAGGTCATGGTGGTTATCGTCATTCAGCCGGAAACCAGCCGTGCTGTGCCAGGGCGAATAG is a genomic window of Thalassospira sp. ER-Se-21-Dark containing:
- a CDS encoding hydroxymethylglutaryl-CoA lyase, coding for MALISDLPSHVKIVEVGPRDGLQNEKAMVPTATKVELIHRLNDAGLSVIETTAFVSPKWVPQMADAPDVMAQITRKPGVTYPVLAPNMKGLEAAIAAGATEVAVFGAASESFSQKNINCSIAESLDRFRPVADAARDAGLSVRGYVSCVMGCPYEGDIAPEKVAEVARALYDMGCYEISLGDTIGTGTPAKAQAMIAAAAKDIPTEKLAAHFHDTYGQALANLLAVLQMGVAVVDSSVAGLGGCPYAKGASGNVATEDVVYMLNGLGIKTGIDLEKLAETGSWICDQIAKSTASKVNLALAAKRN